A window of Tripterygium wilfordii isolate XIE 37 chromosome 7, ASM1340144v1, whole genome shotgun sequence contains these coding sequences:
- the LOC120002836 gene encoding cell division cycle-associated protein 7-like: protein MVGTPSNKRGHDDNLTQDHSNKINTNDSVTVGKENGGVTTCVSGYEQSREQRIKDNKEKMQKLGIFDLSLKLKPRIVKKTGRINGSSEKKSQNPLPDSAPARRSSRLETIKPVNYAEKPTQKKRESSGNAEIVLKEGSKPEIYTEEHEKLLGHSKTSWNLFVDGYGEDGKRIYDPVKGETCHQCRQKTLGHHAHCSKCTLVQGQFCGDCLYMRYGENVIEVNQNPEWICPVCRGICNCSLCRKAKGWAPTGALYKKVVRLGFKSVAHYLIQTLRTPTGESGVKLLGAESFDSEGKGSQLSLQLESHSAADEDSDGFQKPQAAKVDREMDDEMEVPCLDSKNNVGSEEENNDNPSGNDDVLQQKEGGHRSDE from the exons ATGGTGGGTACTCCGAGCAACAAGAGAGGTCATGATGACAACCTCACTCAAGACCACAGcaacaaaatcaacacaaacGATTCGGTGACAGTAGGGAAAGAGAATGGAGGAGTTACCACTTGTGTTTCGGGATACGAGCAGTCCCGGGAGCAAAGGATCAAAGATAACAAGGAGAAGATGCAAAAGCTGGGCATTTTCGATCTCTCTCTCAAGCTTAAGCCCCGTATTGTCAAGAAAACAGGCCGAATTAATGGTTCATCTGAGAAGAAATCTCAGAACCCATTGCCGGATTCCGCCCCCGCAAGGCGCTCTTCTAG ATTGGAGACCATAAAACCTGTTAATTACGCGGAGAAGCCTACCCAAAAGAAACGAGAGTCCTCAGGTAATGCTGAAATTGTTTTGAAAGAAGGGTCCAAGCCAGAAATATATacagaagagcatgaaaagctTTTGGGTCATAGTAAAACAAGTTGGAATCTCTTTGTGGATGGATATGGTGAGGATGGGAAGCGGATCTATGATCCAGTCAAGGGAGAGACATGCCATCAGTGCAG ACAGAAAACTCTTGGGCATCATGCACACTGCAGTAAATGCACATTGGTTCAAGGGCAGTTTTGTGGAGATTGCTTATACATGAG ATATGGTGAGAATGTCATAGAAGTCAACCAGAACCCAGAATGGATTTGCCCTGTCTGTCGAGGTATTTGCAACTGCAGTCTTTGCAGAAAGGCAAAAGGATGGGCGCCAACCGGTGCTCTTTATAAGAAG GTTGTAAGGCTGGGATTTAAGTCTGTGGCTCATTATCTCATCCAAACTCTTCGTACTCCAACTGGCGAGTCTGGCGTGAAATTACTAGGGGCTGAAAGTTTCGATTCTGAGGGTAAAGGTTCCCAGCTTTCGTTGCAACTCGAGTCTCATTCAGCTGCAGATGAGGATTCTGATGGATTTCAGAAGCCTCAAGCAGCAAAGGTTGATCGTGAAATGGACGATGAAATGGAAGTACCGTGCTTGGACAGCAAGAATAACGTTGGAtctgaagaagaaaataacGATAATCCCAGTGGCAATGATGATGTGTTACAACAAAAAGAGGGGGGACATAGGTCTGATGAATGA
- the LOC120002638 gene encoding uncharacterized protein LOC120002638 has translation MAKCTDTWPVNALPSKMNLPSKTNEKESDFPICQPPDKAIEDIERIMVEHTMAAMIVAMLMVVVMAANADDTNDVFNPCLDSKVQKSDGFTFGLAFSNKDSFFFNQVQLSPCDSRLALASKNAQLAVFRPKVDEISLLTINSSTFDPAKAGGFMVAFAGRKYAARSVPLMVADPSNTITSFTLVLEFQEGILQNLYWKSSGCDSCSGHPFVCLNKQDCAVATSQCKGHGGTIDCDLNIQLAFSGTDKSLEALNSWYEVSNLRQHSLYGLFSDVRDSITDPFDKLI, from the exons GCCGGTGAATGCATTGCCTTCCAAAATGAACCTTCCAAGCAAAACTAACGAGAAAGAGTCAGACTTTCCCATTTGTCAGCCACCAGACAAAGCCATCG AGGATATAGAGAGGATCATGGTGGAACATACAATGGCTGCCATGATCGTGGCGATGCTGATGGTTGTTGTTATGGCAGCAAATGCCGATGACACAAACGATGTTTTCAATCCATGTTTAGATTCTAAAGTTCAGAAATCTGATGGGTTTACGTTTGGtcttgcattttcaaacaaagaTTCATTCTTTTTCAATCAGGTTCAACTATCACCTTGCGACAGCCGCCTCGCCCTTGCCAGCAAGAATGCTCAACTCGCAGTGTTTAGGCCAAAGGTCGACGAGATTTCTCTCCTTACCATCAATAGCAGCACCTTTGATCCG GCCAAGGCCGGAGGATTTATGGTAGCGTTCGCTGGACGTAAGTACGCAGCAAGATCAGTCCCATTAATGGTTGCTGATCCCAGTAACACCATAACTAGTTTTACTTTG GTTCTTGAATTTCAAGAGGGGATTTTACAAAACCTGTATTGGAAGAGCTCAGGGTGTGATTCATGCTCTGGACATCCTTTTGTTTGCCTTAACAAACAAGACTGTGCAGTGGCTACCTCCCAATGTAAAGGACATGGTGGGACTATTGATTGTGACTTGAACATACAGTTAGCATTCTCAGGTACAGACAAGAGTCTGGAAGCCCTCAACTCTTGGTATGAGGTCAGTAATCTCCGGCAGCACTCGCTCTACGGCCTATTCTCTGATGTCCGTGATTCGATCACTGATCCATTTGACAAGCTAATCTGA